AGCATTTGCCGCTTCCGGCGACCAACGGATCTCAGGTTGATCTCGCGAGCCTGCAGGGGCAAGTCGTCCTGTACATCTACCCCATGACAGGTCGACCTGACGTGCCTTTGCCGGACGGTTGGGACGGCATTCCCGGTGCAAGGGGCTGCACACCACAGTCTTGTGCTTTCCGCGATCATTACGCTGATTTGAAGGCTCTTGGGGTAGATCATCTCTTTGGTCTCTCGACCCAGACGACAGAATATCAAGTGGAAGCTGCAGAACGGATGCACCTGCCTTTTCCGCTCTTGTCGGACGCTGATCTTACGTTCGCAAACGCTCTTGAGCTTCCGACCTTCGAGGTTGAGGGTATGACGCTACTCAAGCGGATGGCGCTGATCCTTCGAGACGGAGAGATAATCAAGACATTCTACCCAGTCTTTCCCCCTGACCGAAACGCAGATGACGTCATGGAATGGCTTAAGGCGCAAAGCGGTCGATAGTTATTACCGCAGGAACGTGCAGTTTGGGCTCTCACCAGGCATTTGCTCCAAAATGCACGAACGTCCGCTCTACCTGAAACAGGAACGGTGCCTGCCTCGTTTGAGGCCAAAAGCCAGCCGTCAATCGAACACGCGCTCCACTTGCTCCGTCCAGCTTTCACCCGCCAGAAAGCACAGATCATACAAGCTGACCGATGAAGCCTCCCGCCCGCAGGTCAGCCGCTTCAGCACCTCTGGCGCAAGATAAGCCAGCCGTAACTGGCGGCTGACATGGCGCTCGGCCAGCCCCACGGCCTCGGCCAGTTCCTGGATCGTAGCGAAGTCGCCCGCTTCCACCCGCCGCCGCCACCCCCACGCCCGGCCGATGGCGCGCAGGATGTGCGGGTCTTGGCTCTGATCTTCGCTGGCACGGTAGTCGGCGGGCGGCAGGATTTTCGGCCGCCCGTTCTTCTTGCGCACGTTGAGCGGGATCAGCACGCGGATCGTATCGTTGGCTTTGGTCATTCCGCCGCCTCCAGCCTGCGGGGCACTACCATCTCGCGGATGACACCCGCAATCCCCTCGCGCCGAATATCGACATCGAGCCCAGCGGCGGTGACCGTCACGCGCCGCACCAGAAGCTGGATGATGCGGGCCTGTTCGGCGGGGAAGAGTTGCGACCAGAGGGCCGTGAACTCGTGAAGGGCCGCGATGGCGTCTGTTTCAGATGTCCCGCCGCAATCGCGTTTCAGAGCTGCCAAGACCTGCGTGACCACCTCCGGCGTTTGCAGGATGCGGCGCACTTCGGTCACGACCGCGTCCTCGACCATTCCGGCGGCGAGCCGCATCAGCACGGTCTCGTCGCCTGTCTCGCGGTTTCGGATCACGTCCATGGATACATAGTAGCGGTAGAGCTTCGCGCCCTTCTTCGTGCTGGTTGGCGTCATGGCGGCGCCATTTTCGGCGAATATCAGACCTTTCAGTAGCGCGGGCGTCTGCGCGCGGCTGTTGTTGGCCCGCTTACGGGGGCTTTCTTGCAGGATGGCATGGACCCGATCCCAGAGGTCCGCGTCGATTATGGCATCATGTTCACCGGGATAGGCTTTGCCCTTGTCTAGCCCCCTAAATTCGTCCATTGATTTTTGGTTTCTCTAATAGGGTTTCAGGGACGGGTGGGCGCATGTTTAATGCGTGATGAGGTCTGATCTGGTTGTATTGCCTGAGCCAAACATTGATAGCGACCTGGGCTTGCCGTGTGGTGTGGAACCATTCAGCGTTGAGGACTTCTTTTCGCAAGGTGCCGTTAAAGCGCTCGTTATACCCATTTTCCCAAGGGCTGCCCGGATAGATTTGCATTGGTTTGATCCCAACATTCTTCAGCCAGTCCTGTAGATGCGTGGCAATAAACTCGGGTCCGTTGTCAGAGCGAATAAACTCTGGCTTACCATGTTTAATCAGCAGCGGGTGCAGTGTCTCCAAAACGTCGTTCGCATTCATTTTGGATCGCACTGCCACGCAGAGCGCCTCACGGGTACCCTTTCGACGACGAGAAAGGGCAATGCTTAGATTTAGGCGCATGCACAGTATACAAAAGTTCGCTTCAATCCACGCCTCGGTTCAAAATCTGTTCAACTCTCAAAGGTCACTTTCTAAACGCAGTACTTTCAAGCTTAGAAGTCACTGCCTCGCACAACCCGATCAACTATAACGGCATGAAAATAGTCAAATCGCGCTCGCGCCCATTGGATGACGCGGGTGATTTTCAAGTGATCAAGGCTCTGGCAGGTTCTCAAGAGTGGTCGAGTTGTGCTGAAATCGGCAAAGAGCTGAATCGTTCAGATGAGGCGCGCAAGGCGTACGTGGATCGTCTCCTCAATTTCGTTGATGTCAAATCCTTGCGGCCTCTGAAAATTGTTGTGAACTCTGGCAACGGGGCGGCGGGTCCAACTTTTGATGCAATCGCAGATCGATTGACGGAGCTTGGTGCCCCTTTAGAATTTATCCGAGTGCATCACACGCCCGATGCAACGTTCCCCAATGGCATCCCCAATCCGCTTTTGCCAGAAAAGCATTCTGCGACGGCTGATGTGGTCAAGGCTGCAACAGTACTGTTTGGTCATTTGTAAATAAATGCCATGTTAACATGCAGTGTTTGGGTGCACACCAATAAAGAGAGTTGAAATTCTTGAGGTTGAAATTCCAATCGGAATGGAGCGCAAAAATTTGCTGGAAAACAGCATATTTATTTGCGTTCTGAGTTTAGCAGGGGCATGATTACGGTGTTGAACACGGAGATCGTCTAGTCCAAGTGTCGTAGTTTAGCGCACTTTTTAGCACACCACTAAGTTTTCTGCATAAGTCATTGTAATTAAATAATTCTTTAATAATTAATACTATCATAATCCGCGTGTCGGGGGTTCAAGTCCCTCTCCGCTACCAAAAAACCATTAAAATCAATGACTTAATCTTTTGGTTGA
The sequence above is drawn from the Rhodobacteraceae bacterium IMCC1335 genome and encodes:
- a CDS encoding transposase → MRLNLSIALSRRRKGTREALCVAVRSKMNANDVLETLHPLLIKHGKPEFIRSDNGPEFIATHLQDWLKNVGIKPMQIYPGSPWENGYNERFNGTLRKEVLNAEWFHTTRQAQVAINVWLRQYNQIRPHHALNMRPPVPETLLEKPKINGRI
- a CDS encoding redoxin family protein, coding for MVNLNEVDWSQLPRPEDDGAAAHLTGIALKHLPLPATNGSQVDLASLQGQVVLYIYPMTGRPDVPLPDGWDGIPGARGCTPQSCAFRDHYADLKALGVDHLFGLSTQTTEYQVEAAERMHLPFPLLSDADLTFANALELPTFEVEGMTLLKRMALILRDGEIIKTFYPVFPPDRNADDVMEWLKAQSGR